GTCGCAAGACTCTTTAGGACGTCGGCGATGCTAGCGGGCCGCGATAAATATAGTGTGAAGAATTCGTCGTCCCAAATGAGCTTGCGGCTGGCGATCAAAATCGTTAAGGGAAGATAAAGTACTAGGAAAATCGCGAAAGGCCAGATTCTGGAATTCTCAAGGACCGCGGCCAAACTATCAATTCGGCTCAGAATAGCGGGACGTACATTGTTTGCCGGACGGAAAGATGGCATACTATGTTCCATTGAACATAGCATGCACTTAGTTACCCGCTAACACCGTACCGGAAGTACTAACAGACGCCGCGCGAGCGCAGGTCATAGGTAATTGATCGTCGGGAATCACGTCTTCTCCTTGGGTGGGTTTCGACAAGAGTGATTTTGCTCGCATTTTTTCATGTGCAATTTGCCTAATAGCAGCCCGATAACGGCGCTCGAACAGAATCTGCGCGAGATGGAGCGGACGCGGGAAAAGTATTGGCGGTCTTATCCGCAAAGTTCACCATATAAATTGAGGTGGCGCGCACTCACCGTGCGCCATAGTTTTCACGTTCTTCCGGGAGAATCCATATTGGAGATCGGCGCTGGGGGAGGAATCTGGTCGCGCGAACTGGCTGCTGTGTTCAAGAGCGAAAACGAGATCACTGCGGCGATTTTCAACGCGGATCTTGCGGAATCCAAAGATTGGCGGGCGATCCCAAGCGTACGTCGCCGCCTGGTGAAAAGCCTTGACGAGCTACCAGAGGAATCCTTCGATTACGTGGTCGGCACGGCGATCCTTTGCCATGATCGTTTCAAGGAGAACCTGAGGGCTCTTTATCGGCTTCTTAAGCCCGGTGGACAGATCCTGTTCTTTGAGCAGAATCTTCGCAACCCGCAGGTCCTGGTCAAAAGCGTTTTTCCGGCAATTGGTCGATGGAGCGGGAACGCGCGATGCCAGATCGGAATCCGGAAAACCGATTTCCGCAATAGCGCCTCGCAACAAGGGTTCCGCGATGTGGAAGCCGTTCCTTACGACATTATTCACCCGCTATTGCCCAAGCGGGCGCTCAGCGCGGTGCAGAGCGTCGCGTTCGCTTTCGAACACGCACCTATTTTACGCGACCTTTGTGGCACGTTTTATCTTTGGGCACGGAAGCCTGGAGGCGCACCAGTTCGCCGCGCAGTTAACCTGGCCAGGCACAACCAATTTCACAAAGCTGTCTCTTTTGTGGTGCCTTGTCACAACGAAGAAACGACTATCGGTCCCTTAGTGACGGCGCTGACGAATCACTTCAGCGACTACATTCACGAAATTGTAATCGTCAACGATAACAGCAAGGACAGGACAGCGGAAGTGGCCGATGCGATCGCCCGTCAGAACGGGCGGGTGCGCGTCATTAATCGAAAGCCCCCGAACGGCGTGGGACGGGCACTGCGAGACGGCTATGCGGCGGCGACCGGCGCGTATATCTTTACGCTGGATAGCGACTTCGTCCAGATTGTCCCGGAAATGCGCGATCTCTTCGACGCGGTTGCAGAAGGATATGACGGAGCAATCGGCAGCCGGTTTACCCAAGAGTCGATCATGGTGAATTATCCGTTCACGAAGATCGTTTCCAACCGCCTCTTTCATTTCCTGGCGAGGAGATCACTGAGGCTCGGATTTCACGATATCTCGAACAACCTGAAGCTCTATAAAGCCGAGATTTTGAAGAATCTCGAGATCACGGAGAATCATTTCGCCGCCAATGCCG
This genomic window from Terriglobia bacterium contains:
- a CDS encoding bifunctional class I SAM-dependent methyltransferase/glycosyltransferase family 2 protein, translated to MCNLPNSSPITALEQNLREMERTREKYWRSYPQSSPYKLRWRALTVRHSFHVLPGESILEIGAGGGIWSRELAAVFKSENEITAAIFNADLAESKDWRAIPSVRRRLVKSLDELPEESFDYVVGTAILCHDRFKENLRALYRLLKPGGQILFFEQNLRNPQVLVKSVFPAIGRWSGNARCQIGIRKTDFRNSASQQGFRDVEAVPYDIIHPLLPKRALSAVQSVAFAFEHAPILRDLCGTFYLWARKPGGAPVRRAVNLARHNQFHKAVSFVVPCHNEETTIGPLVTALTNHFSDYIHEIVIVNDNSKDRTAEVADAIARQNGRVRVINRKPPNGVGRALRDGYAAATGAYIFTLDSDFVQIVPEMRDLFDAVAEGYDGAIGSRFTQESIMVNYPFTKIVSNRLFHFLARRSLRLGFHDISNNLKLYKAEILKNLEITENHFAANAEIGLKTIAAGYRIKEVPVSWINRTGDMGSSSFRLFDVGPHYVRALRDVMRWMRHLKPGATKKNGRGAGR